The Urbifossiella limnaea genome has a window encoding:
- a CDS encoding ATP-grasp domain-containing protein: MRIAVLSGGGGWHVLDLVRAARQLGHAAEPVDFRTVAAAVGTHPGPLAGFDAALVRTMPAGSLEQVVFRMDVLHAAVAAGVRVLNPPRAVETCVDKYLTSTRLAAAGLPTPPTHVSQTADAALDGFDRLGGDVVVKPLFGSEGRGMVRLTDRETAWRTFHALDRTGQVIYQQGFVRHPGWDLRAFVVGGKVLAGMRRTARGDWRTNVAQGGTAEQVELGDGAVSLAVRAAAAVGCPLAGVDLLPGPGGDLSVIEVNAVPGWRALAAVTGRDVAADVVRFLTEEYR; this comes from the coding sequence ATGCGAATCGCAGTCCTCTCCGGCGGCGGCGGGTGGCACGTCCTCGACCTCGTCCGCGCCGCGCGCCAGCTCGGCCACGCGGCCGAGCCCGTGGACTTCCGCACCGTCGCCGCGGCCGTCGGCACCCACCCTGGGCCGCTCGCCGGGTTCGACGCGGCCCTCGTCCGCACCATGCCGGCCGGGTCGCTCGAACAGGTCGTCTTCCGCATGGACGTGCTCCACGCCGCGGTCGCCGCCGGGGTGCGCGTCCTCAACCCGCCGCGGGCCGTCGAGACGTGCGTGGACAAGTACCTCACCAGCACCCGCCTCGCCGCCGCCGGCCTGCCGACGCCGCCGACCCACGTCTCTCAAACGGCCGATGCCGCACTGGACGGGTTCGACCGGCTCGGCGGCGACGTGGTGGTGAAGCCGCTGTTCGGGTCCGAGGGGCGCGGCATGGTGCGGCTGACGGACCGCGAGACGGCGTGGCGGACGTTTCACGCCCTCGACCGCACCGGGCAGGTGATCTACCAGCAGGGCTTCGTCCGCCACCCGGGCTGGGACTTGCGGGCGTTCGTGGTCGGCGGCAAGGTGCTCGCCGGGATGCGGCGCACGGCCCGCGGCGACTGGCGGACCAACGTCGCCCAGGGCGGCACGGCCGAGCAGGTCGAACTGGGTGACGGAGCGGTGTCACTCGCGGTGCGGGCGGCGGCGGCCGTCGGCTGCCCGCTCGCGGGCGTGGACCTGCTCCCGGGGCCGGGCGGCGACCTGAGCGTGATCGAGGTGAACGCCGTGCCCGGGTGGCGGGCGTTGGCGGCCGTCACGGGCCGCGACGTGGCGGCCGACGTGGTCCGCTTTCTGACGGAGGAGTACCGGTGA
- a CDS encoding Uma2 family endonuclease, with product MNVLAHPPRLAAEEFEKLADNSRYELVNGCLKERHTGSISSWIGGILYARLLEYATAQRYGWVFHADAGFDCFPRGNVRYPDVSAVRFGRLPDEQLPQGHMKLAPDFAAEVVSPNDKAGELEEKLHDYRAAGVGLVWVVYPDTRTARAYRPDRTTTDFEENDVMPGEAVLPGFAVRLGDLFPPPRPGAPPA from the coding sequence ATGAACGTGCTGGCCCACCCGCCGCGGCTGGCCGCCGAGGAGTTCGAGAAGCTGGCCGACAACTCGCGGTACGAGCTGGTGAACGGGTGCCTGAAGGAGCGCCACACGGGCTCGATTTCCAGCTGGATCGGCGGCATCCTGTACGCCCGGCTCCTGGAGTACGCCACCGCCCAACGGTACGGCTGGGTGTTTCACGCCGACGCCGGGTTCGACTGCTTCCCCCGCGGGAACGTCCGCTACCCCGACGTGTCGGCCGTGCGGTTCGGCCGTCTGCCGGACGAGCAGTTGCCCCAGGGGCACATGAAGCTGGCGCCCGACTTCGCCGCCGAGGTGGTGTCGCCGAACGACAAGGCCGGCGAGTTGGAGGAGAAGCTGCACGACTACCGGGCCGCGGGCGTCGGCCTCGTATGGGTGGTTTACCCGGACACCCGTACGGCCCGCGCCTACCGGCCAGACCGAACCACGACCGACTTCGAAGAAAACGACGTGATGCCCGGCGAGGCGGTGTTACCGGGCTTCGCCGTCCGGCTCGGCGACCTGTTCCCCCCGCCGCGCCCCGGCGCCCCCCCGGCCTAA
- the mch gene encoding methenyltetrahydromethanopterin cyclohydrolase, translated as MTLNDRALAVADELERNADRYRVAVSKVGGARVIDCGGAVTGSLGAGLAMARVCLADLGDVAYVPGTVLGGPAVQVTTDDPVRACLASQYAGWQVSVGKFFAMGSGPMRALAAREELFQHIPGKEEARVAVGVLETRKHPTEDVIAHLVSKLPECAESLTLLVAPASSLAGTVQVVARSVETALHKLHELKFDVAQVVSGYGTAPLPPVSPDEITAIGRTNDAILYGGAVTLWVRADDEQLAALGPKVPSAASPDHGAPFAELFARYGDFYKIDPLLFAPAEVEFRNLKTGRCHRFGRSEPGLVRKSFGLE; from the coding sequence ATGACACTGAACGACCGTGCCCTCGCCGTCGCCGACGAGCTGGAACGGAACGCCGACCGCTACCGCGTCGCCGTGAGCAAGGTCGGCGGCGCCCGCGTCATCGACTGCGGCGGGGCCGTCACCGGCAGCCTCGGCGCCGGGCTGGCGATGGCGCGCGTCTGCCTCGCCGACCTGGGCGACGTGGCCTACGTGCCGGGCACCGTCCTCGGCGGCCCGGCCGTGCAGGTGACCACCGACGACCCGGTGCGGGCGTGCCTCGCGTCGCAGTACGCCGGTTGGCAGGTGTCCGTCGGCAAGTTCTTCGCCATGGGCTCCGGGCCGATGCGGGCACTCGCGGCGCGGGAGGAACTGTTCCAACACATCCCCGGCAAGGAAGAGGCCCGCGTCGCCGTCGGCGTGCTGGAGACGCGCAAGCACCCGACCGAGGACGTGATCGCGCACCTCGTCTCCAAGCTGCCGGAGTGTGCGGAGTCGCTGACGCTCCTGGTGGCGCCGGCGTCGAGCCTGGCGGGGACGGTGCAGGTGGTGGCGCGGTCGGTGGAGACGGCGCTGCACAAGCTGCACGAGCTGAAGTTCGACGTGGCGCAGGTGGTGAGCGGGTACGGCACGGCGCCGCTGCCGCCGGTGTCGCCGGACGAGATCACCGCCATCGGCCGCACCAACGACGCCATCCTGTACGGCGGCGCGGTCACGCTGTGGGTGCGGGCCGACGACGAACAACTGGCGGCGCTGGGGCCGAAGGTGCCGTCGGCGGCGTCGCCGGACCACGGGGCACCATTCGCCGAGCTGTTTGCCCGGTACGGGGACTTCTACAAGATCGACCCGCTGCTGTTCGCCCCGGCGGAGGTGGAGTTCCGCAACCTGAAGACGGGCCGCTGCCACCGCTTCGGCCGCAGCGAGCCGGGGCTGGTGCGGAAGTCGTTCGGTCTGGAGTGA
- a CDS encoding ATP-grasp domain-containing protein, which translates to MSDPKPIVGVVGASARAAVHSLARAGYPAWAVDLFTDRDLYAPAARCPSAEYPRGMPALAEQFPPGPVLYTGGLENYPDVVAELAARRPLWGNPPAVLERVRDPLFMGEVWWSAEGDAVRVPRVLPGDATPADGTWLVKPVRGAGGYGIRPFHPADPVPDAGQHYLQESVTGVPMSAVFVASAAAVRLLGVTEQLNNVGWLNAGVFRYGGSVGPVELPAATADTLGRFGSALAWAGGLVGLFGVDFIIDAAGVAWPVEVNPRYTGSVEVIEHATGRAVMLDHATAFGAPLGDWPVRRDPRHRGFGKAVYYAPRRFVFPAHGPWDDRGGPFDPWSLPTFADVPAAGSTIEPGWPVFTLMEGGSSAADVRRRLQSRAADLDRIFAAEHSR; encoded by the coding sequence ATGAGCGATCCGAAACCAATCGTCGGCGTGGTCGGGGCGTCGGCCCGCGCGGCGGTCCACTCGCTCGCCCGCGCCGGCTACCCGGCGTGGGCCGTGGACCTGTTCACCGACCGCGACCTGTACGCGCCGGCCGCCCGCTGCCCGTCCGCTGAGTACCCGCGCGGTATGCCCGCGCTCGCGGAGCAGTTCCCCCCCGGCCCCGTGCTCTACACCGGCGGCCTGGAGAACTACCCCGACGTGGTCGCCGAGCTGGCCGCACGGCGGCCGCTGTGGGGGAACCCGCCGGCGGTGCTGGAGCGCGTCCGCGACCCGTTGTTCATGGGCGAGGTGTGGTGGTCCGCGGAAGGCGACGCGGTGCGGGTGCCGCGTGTACTTCCTGGCGACGCGACGCCCGCGGACGGCACCTGGCTCGTGAAGCCGGTCCGCGGCGCCGGGGGCTACGGCATCCGTCCGTTCCACCCTGCCGACCCAGTACCCGACGCCGGCCAGCACTACCTCCAGGAGTCCGTGACCGGCGTGCCGATGTCGGCCGTGTTCGTCGCCAGCGCCGCAGCGGTTCGGTTGCTCGGGGTGACGGAGCAACTCAACAACGTCGGCTGGCTTAACGCGGGCGTCTTCCGGTACGGCGGCAGCGTCGGCCCGGTCGAACTGCCGGCTGCGACCGCCGACACCCTCGGCCGCTTCGGTAGCGCGCTCGCGTGGGCCGGCGGGCTCGTCGGGTTATTCGGCGTTGATTTCATTATCGACGCCGCCGGCGTGGCGTGGCCGGTCGAAGTGAACCCGCGCTACACCGGCTCCGTCGAGGTGATCGAGCACGCCACCGGGCGAGCCGTGATGCTCGACCACGCCACCGCATTTGGGGCTCCGTTGGGCGATTGGCCCGTCCGCCGCGACCCGCGACACCGCGGCTTCGGGAAGGCGGTCTATTACGCCCCCCGCCGGTTCGTGTTCCCCGCGCACGGACCTTGGGACGACCGCGGGGGCCCGTTCGACCCGTGGAGCCTCCCCACCTTCGCCGACGTGCCCGCCGCGGGCAGCACGATCGAACCCGGCTGGCCCGTGTTCACGCTAATGGAAGGCGGTTCGTCCGCCGCCGATGTCCGCCGCCGGTTACAATCACGGGCGGCGGACCTGGACCGCATCTTCGCCGCGGAGCACTCCCGATGA
- a CDS encoding spermidine synthase family protein — translation MPLLFAVTLFISASLLFMVQPMVGKMILPLLGGSPAVWNACMVFFQVLLLLGYLYAHWMSTRHEPAKQGWLHSLVLLTAIAAFVLSVAFGTRHTPIAVAEGLAPTDGANPFFAVLALLAVAIGVPFFVASTSAPLLQRWFSFTGHPSSRDPYFLYAASNVGSLVSLLGYPLFIEPYMTINGQAWLFAVGFAILAVLIVACGRAAANPIGVPPGSKNGNGPVKSNKPGALDVNAEPPPSPLRIAKWVLLAFVPSSFMLAVTFHMSTDIASIPLLWVIPLALYLVTFIISFSTLVPPWFRVVLGNLAPIMLLVLVFVLVSGITGNRVALTLAIHIGAFFFAALMCHYELARDRPKDVTHLTQYFVWMSVGGMLGGMFNGIFAPLVFTYAHEYPTTIVFACGMVPLFGVQAARTAGKLFPKLTGTRSDVSEWLATAAIAAAVYGVCLGLSYMLFKMMLETGKLVTYWYLVALIPAWAVMFFWRRLQVAQYQASENPEELPMAQFSESAKKTDFRTALDVAVPITMACLIWFTSYCHDTRGEEGSWFYWMSQRIASWLKWMDVDEPKAAAILAFGPPVMACFFFVDRPARFALSVAAILGVHHIREAQNESIVYTDRSFFGILKVESRGYFTRLVHGTTLHGTQINEYYIVRADAPIVFGVFTPWDVLAVEGALNRWDPRQEPLTYYHRTGPVGAMVWQTRMRAIEEGRNPASDKMAMVGLGTGSASCYALRGQELDFYEIDPAVRKIVETPWMVMNQKEIDEAKAAGAAAVPEPLMGPITYVQGARDRGGIIDFRMGDARLKLRDYNERKYSLLLVDAFSSDAIPVHLLTKEAVEMYMTKVTDHGLLALHISNKYVRLEPVVAGIADALGLKARVWNDDSENRPGKTASSWCVLARSEADLGVLGKSAVDQAKAFGTRNEPLVFLLNKYGADKNALEAIKGEWGGPEPDKITLTQMNIREGPQAAQLYQMAMRMRDAGKTGPDATLGALTGYIYGQMFHELKVLKDVPLWTDDYSDVLRVIMIKQVQSVRKMFGLPTPITE, via the coding sequence GTGCCACTGTTGTTCGCCGTCACGTTGTTCATCAGCGCCTCGCTGCTCTTTATGGTGCAGCCGATGGTCGGGAAGATGATCCTCCCGCTCCTCGGCGGCAGCCCGGCGGTGTGGAACGCCTGTATGGTGTTCTTCCAGGTGCTGCTGCTGCTCGGATACCTGTACGCCCACTGGATGAGCACCCGGCATGAGCCGGCGAAGCAGGGCTGGCTCCACTCGCTCGTACTTCTCACGGCCATCGCCGCGTTCGTCCTGTCGGTCGCGTTCGGCACCCGGCACACCCCCATCGCCGTCGCCGAGGGCCTCGCCCCGACCGACGGGGCCAACCCGTTCTTCGCCGTGCTGGCACTCCTCGCGGTCGCGATCGGCGTGCCGTTCTTCGTGGCCAGCACCAGCGCCCCGCTCCTCCAGCGGTGGTTCTCGTTCACCGGCCACCCGTCGAGCCGCGACCCGTACTTCCTGTACGCCGCGTCGAACGTCGGCAGCCTGGTGTCGCTCCTCGGCTACCCGCTGTTCATCGAACCGTACATGACGATCAACGGGCAGGCGTGGCTGTTCGCCGTCGGGTTCGCCATCCTGGCCGTGCTCATCGTCGCCTGCGGCCGGGCGGCCGCCAACCCGATCGGCGTGCCCCCGGGTAGCAAGAACGGGAACGGCCCCGTGAAGTCGAACAAGCCCGGCGCCCTGGACGTGAACGCCGAGCCGCCGCCGAGCCCGCTGCGGATCGCCAAGTGGGTGCTGCTGGCGTTCGTGCCGAGCAGCTTCATGCTCGCCGTGACGTTCCACATGTCCACCGACATCGCCAGCATCCCGCTGCTGTGGGTCATCCCGCTGGCGCTGTACCTGGTGACGTTCATCATCTCGTTCAGCACGCTGGTCCCGCCGTGGTTCCGGGTGGTGCTCGGCAACCTCGCCCCGATCATGCTGCTGGTGCTGGTGTTCGTGCTCGTGTCGGGCATCACCGGCAACCGCGTGGCCCTGACGCTGGCCATCCACATCGGGGCGTTCTTCTTCGCCGCCCTGATGTGCCACTACGAGCTGGCCCGCGACCGGCCGAAGGACGTGACGCACCTGACGCAGTACTTCGTGTGGATGTCCGTCGGCGGCATGTTGGGCGGCATGTTCAACGGCATCTTCGCCCCGCTCGTGTTCACCTACGCCCACGAGTACCCGACCACGATCGTGTTCGCGTGCGGCATGGTGCCGCTGTTCGGCGTCCAGGCCGCCCGCACCGCCGGCAAGCTGTTCCCGAAGCTGACCGGCACGCGGAGCGACGTGTCCGAGTGGCTGGCCACCGCGGCCATCGCCGCCGCCGTGTACGGGGTCTGCCTCGGGCTGAGTTACATGCTGTTCAAGATGATGCTGGAGACCGGCAAGCTGGTGACCTACTGGTACCTGGTGGCGCTCATCCCGGCGTGGGCGGTGATGTTCTTCTGGCGGCGGTTGCAGGTGGCCCAGTACCAGGCGTCGGAGAACCCGGAGGAGCTGCCGATGGCGCAGTTCTCCGAGTCGGCCAAGAAGACCGACTTCCGCACCGCCCTGGACGTGGCGGTGCCGATCACGATGGCCTGCCTCATCTGGTTCACGTCGTACTGCCACGACACCCGCGGCGAGGAGGGGAGCTGGTTCTACTGGATGTCGCAGCGGATCGCGTCGTGGCTGAAGTGGATGGACGTGGACGAGCCGAAGGCGGCGGCGATCCTGGCGTTCGGCCCGCCGGTGATGGCGTGCTTCTTCTTCGTCGACCGGCCGGCCCGGTTCGCCCTGTCGGTGGCCGCCATCCTCGGCGTCCACCACATCCGCGAGGCCCAGAACGAGTCCATCGTCTACACCGACCGCAGCTTCTTCGGCATCCTGAAGGTCGAGTCCCGCGGGTACTTCACCCGGCTCGTCCACGGCACCACGCTCCACGGCACGCAGATCAACGAGTACTACATCGTCCGGGCCGACGCCCCGATCGTGTTCGGCGTGTTCACCCCGTGGGACGTGCTGGCCGTCGAAGGCGCCCTGAACCGGTGGGACCCGCGGCAGGAGCCGCTGACGTACTACCACCGCACCGGCCCCGTGGGGGCGATGGTGTGGCAGACCCGCATGCGGGCCATCGAGGAGGGCCGCAACCCCGCCTCCGACAAGATGGCGATGGTCGGCCTCGGCACCGGGTCGGCGTCGTGCTACGCCCTCCGCGGGCAGGAGCTCGACTTCTACGAGATCGACCCGGCCGTCCGGAAGATCGTCGAGACGCCGTGGATGGTGATGAACCAGAAGGAGATCGACGAGGCCAAGGCCGCCGGCGCCGCCGCCGTGCCCGAGCCGCTGATGGGGCCGATCACCTACGTGCAGGGCGCCCGCGACCGCGGCGGCATCATCGACTTCCGCATGGGCGACGCCCGGCTGAAGCTCCGCGACTACAACGAGCGGAAGTACTCGCTCCTCCTCGTGGACGCCTTCAGCTCGGACGCCATCCCGGTCCACCTCCTCACCAAGGAGGCGGTCGAGATGTACATGACGAAGGTGACCGACCACGGCCTCCTGGCCCTGCACATCTCCAACAAGTACGTCCGGCTGGAGCCGGTGGTCGCGGGGATCGCCGACGCCCTCGGCCTGAAGGCCCGGGTGTGGAACGACGACAGCGAGAACCGGCCGGGCAAGACGGCGTCGAGCTGGTGCGTGCTGGCCCGCTCGGAGGCCGACCTAGGCGTGCTCGGCAAGTCGGCCGTGGACCAGGCCAAGGCGTTCGGCACCCGCAACGAGCCGCTGGTGTTCCTGCTCAACAAGTACGGCGCGGACAAGAACGCGCTGGAGGCCATCAAGGGCGAGTGGGGCGGCCCCGAGCCGGACAAGATCACGCTGACGCAGATGAACATCCGCGAAGGCCCCCAGGCGGCGCAGCTGTACCAGATGGCGATGCGAATGCGCGACGCGGGCAAGACCGGCCCGGACGCGACGCTCGGGGCGCTGACCGGGTACATCTACGGCCAGATGTTCCACGAGCTGAAGGTGCTCAAGGACGTGCCGCTGTGGACCGACGACTACTCGGACGTGCTGCGGGTCATCATGATCAAGCAGGTGCAGAGCGTGCGGAAGATGTTCGGCCTCCCGACGCCGATCACCGAGTAG
- a CDS encoding NYN domain-containing protein: MKSHRADGERSLAVFIDFENMGLGFNGRRDRFEIGKVLERLVEKGKIVCKKAYADWSRFGAYTGALHEAAIELIEIPRRGVSGKNSADIRLVVDAIDLAYSKDHIDTFCIVSGDSDFSPLVSKLKELGKHVIGLGLVDATSDLLRDNCDEFIYYEDLDRAPIIPTGVNESIPEKKRKGFALLLDSLLALRRENKDVIYSSMVKETMKRKKPSFNEGYYGYRAFSELLEDAEKSGLVELDKHKTSGMYIVTRFGLEMQGGPVPGGRPAAPANGGPRPAAEPRRQAGPVGPARDAGREPAPPARPAQSPAPPARPAQPPASPAARQPAPRPVRPPAAAPPAKPVDDRPLGRALVDEFDPLDDVDEIPSYAPRKAPATAPPPAPAAPAKPAGRPPARAGGRTAAKPAAPKADAPPSEPAAKPAARRGGSRRKPAEPAAEAPPPKPKPPVDDDDFSAGLND, translated from the coding sequence ATGAAATCGCACCGCGCGGACGGCGAGCGATCACTCGCCGTCTTCATCGACTTCGAGAACATGGGCCTCGGCTTCAACGGCCGGCGCGACCGGTTCGAGATCGGCAAGGTGCTCGAGCGCCTCGTCGAGAAGGGGAAGATCGTCTGCAAGAAGGCGTACGCCGACTGGTCGCGGTTCGGCGCCTACACGGGCGCGCTCCACGAGGCCGCCATCGAGTTGATCGAGATCCCCCGCCGCGGCGTGTCCGGCAAGAACTCCGCCGACATCCGCCTCGTGGTGGACGCCATCGACCTGGCGTACTCGAAGGACCACATCGACACGTTCTGCATCGTGTCCGGCGACAGCGACTTCTCGCCGCTGGTGTCGAAGCTGAAGGAGTTGGGCAAGCACGTCATCGGCCTCGGGCTGGTGGACGCCACCTCCGACCTGCTCCGCGACAACTGCGACGAGTTCATCTACTACGAGGACCTGGACCGCGCCCCGATCATCCCGACGGGCGTGAACGAGAGCATCCCGGAGAAGAAGCGCAAGGGCTTCGCCCTGCTGCTGGACTCGCTGCTGGCGCTGCGGCGGGAGAACAAGGACGTGATCTATTCGTCCATGGTCAAGGAGACGATGAAGCGGAAGAAGCCGTCGTTCAACGAAGGCTATTACGGCTACCGCGCCTTCAGCGAGCTGCTGGAGGACGCCGAGAAGAGCGGGCTGGTCGAGCTCGACAAGCACAAGACGAGCGGCATGTACATCGTGACGCGGTTCGGCCTCGAAATGCAGGGCGGCCCCGTCCCCGGCGGCCGGCCCGCGGCGCCGGCCAACGGCGGCCCGCGCCCCGCGGCGGAGCCGCGGCGGCAGGCGGGGCCGGTCGGCCCGGCGCGGGACGCGGGTCGGGAGCCCGCCCCGCCCGCTCGCCCGGCGCAATCACCCGCCCCGCCCGCTCGCCCGGCGCAACCGCCCGCCTCGCCCGCGGCACGTCAGCCGGCGCCGCGACCGGTCCGCCCGCCGGCCGCCGCGCCGCCTGCCAAGCCGGTCGACGATCGGCCCCTCGGTCGGGCGCTCGTGGACGAGTTCGACCCGCTCGACGACGTGGACGAGATACCGAGCTACGCCCCGCGGAAGGCCCCTGCAACGGCGCCACCGCCGGCCCCGGCGGCGCCCGCGAAGCCCGCGGGGCGGCCGCCGGCGCGGGCGGGCGGCCGCACGGCCGCGAAGCCGGCGGCACCGAAGGCGGACGCGCCACCTTCGGAGCCGGCCGCGAAGCCGGCGGCGCGGCGCGGCGGGTCGCGGCGGAAGCCGGCGGAGCCCGCCGCCGAAGCGCCGCCGCCGAAGCCGAAGCCGCCGGTGGACGACGACGATTTCTCGGCCGGCCTTAACGACTGA
- a CDS encoding SDR family NAD(P)-dependent oxidoreductase — translation MADHFRLDGKVAVVTGGGQGIGEAICRRLASAGAKVGVFDMNADSANRVATAIGGVPMVGDLTKEADLERVFGEVAKAAGPVDVLVNNAGVASRKGRDVPIWESVREDWEFVLGINVTGLVLCCKAVLPGMIAKGYGRIVNIASIAGKEGNPKMAPYSASKAAVIALTKSLSKELVGKGDICVNSVSPAVIQTPILDQLDQSQINMMLSKIPLGRTGKPDEVAALVHFLASAECSFTTGFCFDISGGRATY, via the coding sequence ATGGCAGACCATTTCCGGCTCGACGGCAAGGTGGCGGTGGTGACCGGCGGCGGGCAGGGGATCGGCGAGGCGATCTGCCGCCGGCTCGCGTCCGCCGGGGCCAAAGTCGGCGTGTTCGACATGAACGCCGACAGCGCTAACCGGGTGGCGACGGCGATCGGCGGCGTGCCGATGGTCGGCGACCTGACGAAGGAAGCCGACCTGGAGCGCGTGTTCGGCGAGGTAGCGAAGGCCGCCGGGCCGGTGGACGTGCTCGTGAACAACGCCGGCGTCGCCAGCCGCAAGGGCCGCGACGTGCCGATCTGGGAGAGCGTCCGCGAGGACTGGGAGTTCGTGCTCGGCATAAACGTCACCGGGCTGGTGCTGTGCTGCAAGGCGGTGCTGCCGGGGATGATCGCCAAGGGGTACGGCCGGATCGTCAACATCGCCAGCATCGCGGGCAAGGAGGGGAACCCGAAGATGGCCCCGTACTCCGCCAGCAAGGCCGCGGTGATCGCGCTGACGAAGTCGCTGTCCAAGGAACTGGTGGGGAAGGGCGACATCTGCGTCAACAGCGTGTCGCCGGCGGTGATTCAGACGCCGATCCTGGACCAACTCGACCAGTCGCAGATCAACATGATGCTGAGCAAGATTCCGCTCGGCCGCACCGGCAAGCCGGACGAGGTGGCGGCGCTCGTGCACTTCCTGGCGAGCGCGGAGTGCAGCTTCACCACCGGCTTCTGCTTCGACATCTCCGGCGGCCGGGCGACGTACTAA
- a CDS encoding FkbM family methyltransferase, translating to MAPATGYRPLFYATVAIATGALGVCFLYSRKATAAAEEAERRNEVNPFAMSLRKTRDREFTFTVENYGYVYRGTTGELIDDSVLTFGAWEKFILFFMDDYTTAAKLKDTAFLDVGANTGQYTLFMAPRTKEVHAVEPFPPVLKRLDDNLALNKFPNVVVHRVGFGETAAEIPFFSSDETNAGGGTFRPDDPDKKPFGALKIVAADEYFKTRPTAPIGIVKMDIEGYEEPALKGLRATMERDRPLVIVEVTTEHHPVKGSIRSFDQLKALFPANYEFLSFHEAQQQFVDGKYDVRPFPAEEAARFFAAEKQRNVIAVPAERLSAVPRSRAK from the coding sequence ATGGCCCCCGCCACCGGCTACCGCCCGCTGTTCTACGCCACCGTGGCCATCGCCACGGGGGCGCTCGGCGTCTGTTTCCTCTACTCCCGCAAGGCGACCGCCGCGGCCGAGGAGGCCGAGCGGCGCAACGAGGTGAACCCGTTCGCCATGTCGCTGCGCAAGACGCGCGACCGCGAGTTCACGTTCACCGTCGAAAACTACGGGTACGTCTACCGCGGCACCACCGGCGAGCTCATCGACGACAGCGTGCTCACGTTCGGGGCGTGGGAGAAGTTCATCCTGTTCTTCATGGACGACTACACGACCGCGGCGAAGCTCAAGGACACGGCGTTCCTCGACGTGGGGGCGAACACCGGCCAGTACACCCTGTTCATGGCCCCGCGGACGAAGGAAGTCCACGCGGTCGAGCCGTTCCCGCCGGTGCTCAAGCGGCTCGACGACAACCTCGCCCTGAACAAGTTCCCGAACGTGGTCGTGCACCGCGTCGGCTTCGGCGAGACGGCGGCGGAGATTCCGTTCTTCTCGTCCGACGAGACGAACGCCGGCGGCGGCACCTTCCGCCCCGACGACCCCGACAAGAAGCCGTTCGGGGCGCTGAAGATCGTCGCCGCCGACGAGTACTTCAAGACCCGCCCGACGGCCCCCATCGGCATCGTCAAGATGGACATCGAGGGGTACGAGGAGCCGGCGCTGAAGGGCCTCCGCGCCACGATGGAGCGCGACCGCCCGCTGGTGATCGTGGAGGTGACGACGGAGCACCACCCGGTGAAGGGCTCGATTCGCTCGTTCGACCAGCTGAAGGCGCTGTTCCCCGCCAACTACGAGTTCCTGTCGTTCCACGAGGCCCAGCAGCAGTTCGTGGACGGCAAGTACGACGTACGGCCGTTCCCCGCGGAGGAAGCCGCGCGGTTTTTCGCGGCGGAGAAGCAGCGGAACGTGATCGCGGTGCCGGCCGAGCGGCTGTCGGCGGTGCCGCGGTCGCGGGCCAAGTAA